Proteins encoded by one window of Salmonirosea aquatica:
- the hisS gene encoding histidine--tRNA ligase gives MSKPSLARGTRDFGPEQMVKRTFILDTIRQTFQRFGFQPLETPTIENLSVLMGKYGEEGDQLLFKILNSGEFSAKLTAQDWQGDAKQLTTKIAEKGLRYDLTVPFARYVVMNRGTLAMPFKRYQIQPVWRADRPQKGRYREFYQCDADVVGTDSLLCEAEIVMMLHESLRNLGIQHFTVKINNRKILTGIAEVIGAPGLEGPLCVAIDKLDKIGREKVMQELHERGFTEEGTSKLTPIFDISSEKQPFAILKNWLSSSEIALKGIEELKQVWSMVEDFGLENPQLQFDVTLARGLSYYTGAIFEVKAHQPDGTPVHIGSISGGGRYDNLTGTFGVPGLSGVGISLGVDRIYDVMEELDLFPADQSITTRVLLTNFDEAAGRYGLRILKSLRDAGINAEMYPDAVKLKKQLDYADRKQVPYVVLIGSQEMETGLLTLKNMKTGEQNAVSVNEIIELVKAGLGS, from the coding sequence ATGTCAAAACCCAGCCTTGCCCGTGGTACGCGCGACTTTGGCCCCGAACAAATGGTCAAACGGACGTTTATCCTCGACACCATACGCCAGACCTTTCAGCGCTTCGGCTTCCAGCCCCTCGAAACCCCTACCATCGAGAACCTATCGGTACTGATGGGAAAATACGGAGAGGAGGGCGATCAGCTGTTATTCAAAATCCTGAATTCAGGCGAATTTTCGGCCAAGCTTACTGCGCAGGACTGGCAAGGCGATGCCAAACAACTTACCACTAAAATCGCCGAAAAAGGACTGCGCTACGATTTGACGGTACCCTTTGCGCGCTATGTTGTCATGAACCGGGGCACCCTGGCCATGCCTTTCAAGCGCTACCAGATTCAACCCGTTTGGCGGGCCGACCGACCCCAGAAAGGAAGGTACCGGGAATTCTACCAATGCGACGCCGACGTGGTCGGCACGGATTCGCTGCTGTGTGAAGCCGAAATCGTAATGATGCTGCACGAAAGTCTGCGGAATTTGGGTATTCAGCATTTTACGGTCAAGATTAACAATCGTAAAATTTTGACCGGAATTGCCGAGGTGATCGGTGCGCCCGGCCTCGAAGGGCCATTGTGTGTGGCTATCGACAAACTCGACAAGATTGGCCGGGAAAAAGTGATGCAGGAATTGCACGAGCGGGGCTTTACCGAAGAAGGTACCTCGAAGCTGACCCCTATTTTTGACATTTCAAGCGAAAAACAACCTTTTGCAATTTTGAAAAACTGGCTCAGTTCGTCTGAAATAGCCCTGAAAGGCATTGAGGAATTGAAGCAGGTGTGGAGTATGGTCGAAGATTTTGGACTGGAAAACCCCCAGCTTCAATTTGATGTTACGCTGGCGCGAGGGCTTTCGTACTATACCGGCGCCATTTTTGAAGTGAAAGCCCACCAACCCGATGGTACCCCCGTGCATATCGGCAGCATCAGTGGGGGCGGACGCTACGACAACCTGACGGGTACCTTCGGGGTACCGGGCTTGTCGGGCGTAGGTATTTCGCTGGGTGTGGACCGGATTTATGATGTCATGGAAGAACTTGACCTGTTTCCGGCCGACCAATCCATCACTACCCGCGTTCTGCTAACCAACTTCGATGAAGCCGCTGGACGGTACGGGTTACGGATTTTGAAAAGTTTGCGCGATGCGGGAATCAATGCCGAGATGTACCCCGATGCCGTAAAGCTGAAAAAGCAACTCGATTATGCCGATCGCAAGCAGGTACCCTACGTAGTACTGATTGGCTCCCAGGAAATGGAAACGGGACTTTTGACCCTGAAAAATATGAAAACGGGCGAGCAAAATGCCGTCTCTGTCAACGAAATTATTGAACTAGTCAAGGCGGGTCTGGGCAGTTGA
- the hisG gene encoding ATP phosphoribosyltransferase — protein sequence MNEVLRIAVQKSGRLSEDSLKLIKECGIRFDSGAGKLKTAASNFPAEILFLRDDDIPGYVEDGVAHIGIVGENVSVETNREVDTVHRLGFSKCRLSIGIPRGVPYTSIHDLDGKSIATSYPRLLGTYLAENGVSAQIHEISGSVEIAPSIGLAEAVCDIVSSGSTLLSNGLQEVEVIFRSEAVMIASRNLNGTQQNLLDQLLFRIKSVQTAKNHKYILLNCPNEAVEAVTRFLPGMKSPTVMPLATEGWCSIHSVINENDFWENIEKIRLAGAEGILVIPIEKMIL from the coding sequence ATGAACGAAGTACTACGCATTGCCGTACAGAAATCCGGGCGACTCAGTGAGGATTCGCTCAAATTGATCAAAGAATGCGGGATTCGCTTCGATAGCGGAGCGGGAAAACTCAAAACCGCCGCCTCGAACTTCCCCGCCGAAATATTGTTCCTCCGTGACGACGACATCCCCGGCTACGTGGAAGATGGCGTGGCCCATATCGGTATCGTGGGCGAAAATGTATCGGTAGAAACAAACCGCGAGGTGGATACGGTACATCGACTGGGCTTTTCCAAATGCCGCCTATCCATTGGTATTCCCAGGGGAGTACCTTACACATCCATTCATGACCTGGACGGCAAAAGCATTGCCACGTCCTATCCCCGTTTGTTGGGTACCTATCTGGCTGAAAATGGAGTGTCGGCGCAAATTCACGAAATCAGTGGCTCGGTGGAAATAGCCCCCAGCATTGGCCTGGCCGAGGCGGTCTGCGACATTGTCAGCTCGGGAAGTACCCTGCTGAGCAATGGCCTGCAGGAAGTCGAGGTGATTTTCCGTTCGGAGGCCGTGATGATCGCCAGCCGCAATCTGAACGGCACTCAGCAGAATTTGCTGGATCAGCTCTTGTTTAGGATCAAGTCGGTGCAGACGGCCAAAAACCATAAGTACATCCTGCTGAACTGCCCCAACGAAGCGGTGGAAGCCGTGACACGTTTCCTACCCGGCATGAAATCGCCTACTGTGATGCCGTTGGCGACCGAAGGCTGGTGTTCGATTCATTCGGTGATCAATGAGAATGATTTTTGGGAAAATATCGAGAAAATCCGTCTGGCTGGAGCCGAGGGGATTCTGGTGATTCCCATTGAAAAAATGATTTTGTAG